The proteins below come from a single Microtus ochrogaster isolate Prairie Vole_2 chromosome 22, MicOch1.0, whole genome shotgun sequence genomic window:
- the LOC101994687 gene encoding olfactory receptor 14A2-like, with translation MTNGTAVTGFILMGISDVQELQTLCGVFFLVMYMAALISNLIIITLISLDLQLQTPMYFFLKNLSLLDIFLPSVTIPNLVVNSLTHNNFISIPGCAVQVFLLSSFSAGEVFILTAMSYDRYAAICSPLHYDAIMNATTFVVLLGVSWTTGLFFGTMYIAGIFSGPFCGSNVIPQFFCDVSSLLRISCSERLVLIYTGLGIGLFVAMSSFTCVVISYFYIFSAVLKIPITKGQSKALATCIPHLTVFTVFVATACFVYLKPPSIEPSITDRLFAVLYTVLPPALNPLIYSLRNRDVKCALRRLQQNLCAICSLHLILQNIFQWYSVSHATSKLFS, from the coding sequence ATGACCAATGGCACTGCAGTAACTGGATTCATCTTGATGGGGATCTCTGACGTCCAGGAGCTACAGACTCTATGTGGAGTGTTCTTTCTAGTGATGTACATGGCAGCTCTAATAAGTAACCTGATCATCATCACTCTTATTTCCCTTGACCTGCAGCTTCAAACACCTATGTACTTCTTCCTGAAGAATTTGTCCCTGTTGGATATATTCTTACCATCAGTTACCATCCCAAACTTAGTTGTGAATAGTCTAACACACAACAATTTTATATCCATTCCTGGTTGTGCAGTTCAGGTATTCTTATTGAGTTCTTTCTCAGCAGGGGAAGTATTTATTCTCACTGCCATGTCCTATGACCGCTATGCTGCCATTTGCAGTCCCTTGCACTATGATGCCATCATGAATGCTACTACCTTTGTGGTGTTGTTGGGTGTTTCTTGGACCACTGGGTTATTCTTTGGAACCATGTATATAGCTGgcatattttctgggcctttttGTGGTTCCAATGTGATTCCACAGTTTTTCTGTGATGTGTCATCATTACTAAGGATTTCCTGTTCTGAAAGACTAGTGCTCATTTATACAGGTCTTGGAATTGGTCTGTTTGTAGCCATGTCTTCCTTTACCTGTGTGGTGATCtcttacttttacattttctctgctgtgcTTAAGATTCCTATTACTAAGGGTCAATCCAAAGCACTTGCCACATGCATCCCCCACCTCACTGTGTTCACTGTTTTCGTTGCTACTGCTTGCTTTGTCTATCTGAAGCCACCCTCAATAGAACCATCGATCACAGACAGGCTTTTTGCTGTGCTCTACACTGTGTTGCCTCCAGCCCTCAATCCTTTGATCTACAGTCTCAGGAACAGGGATGTCAAGTGTGCTCTGAGGAGGTTACAGCAAAATCTTTGTGCAATATGTTCACTTCATTTAATACTTCAAAATATCTTTCAGTGGTATAGTGTCTCACATGCTACAAGCAAGTTGTTCAGTTGA